From a single Vallitalea longa genomic region:
- a CDS encoding DUF6199 family natural product biosynthesis protein: MKKVIIILGIMLLLTSCSHNVPDTIDFHGHRFYLESVENEEKVYNMRDGAISYGETYNIIINETESGLNIRFGHKNYLIEGEQDNYTVTYPNRVKIKHTNNEDGEVVCGDLGKVSEYPEIGEFKAFLKKGSVDINGSQLFFGFILIIIGIISIVNPEVTFFLNRGWMYKNTEPSELYLTLTKFGGVIICIIGVVLQISSCSS; encoded by the coding sequence TTGAAGAAAGTTATAATAATATTAGGAATTATGTTATTGTTAACATCATGTTCTCATAATGTCCCAGATACAATAGACTTTCATGGACACAGGTTTTACTTAGAATCTGTAGAAAATGAGGAAAAAGTATATAATATGAGAGATGGAGCTATAAGTTACGGTGAAACTTACAACATTATTATAAATGAAACTGAAAGTGGTTTGAATATAAGATTTGGTCATAAAAATTACCTAATTGAAGGAGAGCAAGACAATTATACAGTTACATACCCAAATAGAGTAAAAATAAAACACACCAATAATGAAGATGGAGAAGTGGTATGTGGGGATCTGGGTAAAGTATCCGAATATCCTGAAATAGGTGAATTTAAAGCTTTTCTAAAAAAAGGTAGTGTAGATATTAACGGATCACAATTATTTTTTGGATTTATATTAATAATTATAGGTATTATTTCAATTGTTAATCCTGAAGTTACTTTCTTTCTAAATAGGGGATGGATGTATAAAAATACAGAACCAAGTGAATTATATCTAACATTAACCAAGTTTGGGGGTGTAATTATATGTATTATCGGTGTTGTATTACAAATATCGTCTTGTTCGTCTTAA